One Oryza brachyantha chromosome 3, ObraRS2, whole genome shotgun sequence DNA segment encodes these proteins:
- the LOC102706362 gene encoding uncharacterized protein LOC102706362 has translation MPPEKIWSGEAAALALACISGTPEGSPSLAKSQTFYSFLLLLLTKPSDFPQIHRVAMAAARLLLLVAAVALLAAVSPAAAGRPCGHAQTLLISFSSVSRPNPDPTNPTPVTTTVVTVLRVRRLGPHQPLQIRRPDPLPAASDAASSVQDRAKDILVVVSGLLFGFGCGALTAATMYLVWSLVASTCAPSYEQVYGEDEDDELSDSESPKKAGYVIIHDAEQYVGGKN, from the exons ATGCCGCCGGAGAAGATCTGGTCCGGAGaagccgccgccctcgctcTCGCTTGCATTTCAG GCACACCAGAAGGATCACCATCAttggccaaaag TCAAACCTTCtattccttcctcctcctcctcctgacCAAGCCATCGGATTTTCCCCAAATCCACcgcgtcgccatggccgccgcccgcctcctcctcctcgtcgccgcggtcgctctcctcgccgccgtctcccccgcggccgccgggCGCCCCTGTGGCCACGCGCAGACGCTCCtcatctccttctcctccgtCTCCAGGCCCAACCCCGACCCCACCAACCCCACCCccgtcaccaccaccgtcgtcaccgtcctccgcgtccgccgcctcggcccgcACCAGCCCCTCCAGATCCGCCGCCCCGATCCCCTCCCGGCCGCCTCCGACGCCGCCTCGTCCGTCCAGGACCGCGCCAAGgacatcctcgtcgtcgtctccggccTCCTCTTCGGCTTCGGCTGCGgcgccctcaccgccgcgACCATGTACCTCGTCTGGTCcctcgtcgcctccacctGCGCTCCCTCCTACGAACAAGTCTACGGCgaagacgaggacgacgagctGTCCGACTCCGAGAGCCCCAAGAAGGCTGGATACGTCATCATCCACGACGCCGAACAGTACGTCGGCGGTAAGAACTAG
- the LOC102709161 gene encoding protein IN CHLOROPLAST ATPASE BIOGENESIS, chloroplastic, with translation MRPAVSRAAFASVLLAPRAVGVAARCASSSSAASPSVAAATYDHASFIKEVAATDPPEHLNSLLNVLQARGEKLVSPGAKRGLIPLVVPLSESPAGNLTSLLRWPTAPSGMEMPVVEVRNYGLWLLAKNVNQYIHRMLVEADVTTDNTDDLWSAVGAAGKNLYTKGDFKESQMADLDAYLLKKVGLFPDVIERKTSRHFEKGDYVSALITGEFYTRDQFPGFGRPFVFNAEILKRVGRTTEAKDSARVALKSPWWTLGCSYEEAAELAGWEDEQIEFIREKVTEEGKRDDLKKGKAPEQVVLDEAAFLMDLASVDGNWDDVVDRIAGCYREAGLDDIAKFIAYRE, from the exons ATGAGGCCCGCGGTGAGCAGGGCCGCCTTCGCCTCCGTGCTGCTGGCGCCGCGCGCGGTcggggtcgccgcccgctgcgcctcctcctcctcggccgcctccccgtcggtcgccgccgccacgtaTG ATCATGCGTCGTTTATCAAGGAGGTCGCCGCGACCGATCCGCCCGAGCATCTCAACTCGTTGCTGAATGTGCTCCAGGCACGAG GTGAAAAGTTAGTTTCTCCAGGGGCGAAAAGAGGCCTGATTCCACTTGTTGTTCCTTTATCAGAAAGTCCAGCAG GCAATTTAACATCACTACTGAGATGGCCGACTGCTCCTAGTGG GATGGAAATGCCTGTAGTGGAAGTACGTAATTATGGGCTATGGCTTTTGGCTAAGAAT GTGAACCAATATATTCACAGAATGCTCGTGGAGGCTGATGTCACCACTGATAACACTGATGATTTATGGTCTGCTGTGGGGGCCGCTGGTAAAAACCTTTACACAAAAGGTGATTTCAAAGAGTCGCAGATGGCAGATCTTGATGCCTATTTGTTGAAGAAG GTCGGCCTCTTTCCAGATGTTATAGAGAGAAAAACATCACGCCATTTCGAAAAAGGAGATTAC GTCTCAGCTCTGATTACTGGAGAATTCTACACTAGAGATCAATTTCCCGGATTTGGAAGGCCCTTTGTGTTCAACgcagaaattttaaaaag AGTTGGGCGTACAACTGAAGCCAAAGATTCAGCTCGAGTGGCTTTGAAGTCACCATGGTGGACACTGGGCTGCAGTTACGAA GAGGCTGCTGAGTTAGCTGGGTGGGAGGATGAGCAGATTGAGTTTATAAGAGAGAAGGTAACTGAGGAGGGCAAGCGCGACGATCTGAAGAAAGGAAAAGCTCCAGAGCAG GTGGTTCTTGACGAGGCAGCATTTCTAATGGATTTGGCATCGGTGGATGGTAATTGGGACGATGTTGTTGATCGAATCGCTGGATGTTACAGAGAAGCTGGACTTGATGACATTGCGAAGTTTATTGCTTACAGGGAATAG
- the LOC102708881 gene encoding uncharacterized protein LOC102708881: MDEDELMFGEGEVIILTQLLESKPPPGYPEEGRFPPPHVADGLAQPSAMGGSMDAAAASVFPYGNGDGDGSALPPAMCIGCCPGLSSREEAARFAPPNAPLDWVKVVGEILEENAGTMGDNDQWSPAAGVAQQEWPAPQLQVQPSVMDYDVMPWSNQFDANRMGMNQTTFPNQFHAGLLQGANQRIIDNSAAATDQVHMPPFGYYPHEQVEMALQYYPHGSAEGTGYPQQHMLDNEAMEMAELRRVASECGDEASVVWSPEEDRVLLDGLSRLGDQDIVCMCIEIACCLPKKTAMDVAKRIRWVQNKNISPAQTGVISKESKGRTTRKPQAGVGSTESARRKGRKGKGNEGPNVKRNKYVPSESFKTIQAQIRDNSRLMDRIDDNLKTGQLMHIPNIFNDVTTNMGAILTKMREMGISTDQLKIDVEALEEVTQGFPPPSANDAIDYLPIRRGHVSNSM, translated from the exons ATGGACGAAGATGAATTGATGTTTGGCGAAGGTGAGGTAATAATTCTTACTCAGCTTTTGGAATCGAAGCCGCCACCGGGCTACCCGGAGGAGGGGAGATTCCCGCCGCCGCATGTCGCCGACGGCTTGGCCCAGCCATCGGCGATGGGCGGAAGCATGGATGCGGCTGCGGCGTCGGTGTTCCCGTACGgaaacggcgacggcgacggctcggcCCTTCCACCGGCGATGTGCATCGGATGCTGCCCGGGTTTGAGCAGCCGGGAGGAGGCCGCTCGCTTCGCGCCGCCCAATGCTCCTCTGGATTGGGTAAAGGTTGTCGGCGAGATATTGGAGGAAAACGCCGGCACCATGGGGGATAACGATCAGTGGAGTCCGGCAGCCGGCGTCGCGCAGCAGGAGTGGCCGGCGCCGCAGCTCCAAGTCCAACCCTCCGTGATGGACTACGACGTGATGCCCTGGTCGAACCAATTCGACGCGAATCGGATGGGGATGAATCAAACAACCTTCCCGAACCAATTCCACGCAGGCTTGCTGCAGGGGGCGAATCAAAGGATCATCGACAACTCCGCGGCGGCCACCGACCAAGTCCACATGCCGCCGTTCGGCTACTACCCACACGAACAAGTCGAGATGGCGTTGCAGTACTACCCGCACGGCTCTGCGGAGGGCACCGGCTATCCGCAGCAGCACATGCTCGACAACGAGGCCATGGAGATGGCCGAGCTTCGCCGCGTGGCGTCGGAGTGCGGCGACGAGGCGTCCGTGGTCTGGTCGCCGGAGGAGGATAGGGTGTTGCTCGACGGCCTTTCTCG GCTCGGAGATCAAGATATCGTCTGCATGTGCATCGAAATTGCGTGCTGTCTTCCGAAAAAGACTGCAATGGATGTTGCAAAGCGAATTCGATGGGTCCAG AACAAGAACATATCTCCTGCCCAAACAGGAGTGATTTCAAAAGAATCTAAAGGAAGGACGACTAGAAAGCCCCAAGCAGGAGTGGGTTCGACAGAATCTGCAAGAAGAAAGGGTAGAAAG GGAAAAGGAAATGAGGGTCCTAACGTGAAAAGGAATAAATATGTCCCTTCAGAAA GCTTCAAGACTATTCAGGCTCAAATCCGAGATAATTCTAGGCTTATGGACCGTATAGATGACAATTTGAAAACAGGCCAG TTGATGCATATTCCAAACATTTTTAACGACGTGACGACGAACATGGGTGCTATATTGACGAA AATGAGGGAAATGGGCATTAGCACTGATCAACTCAAAATAGACGTGGAAGCTCTTGAAGAGGTCACTCAGGGTTTTCCTCCACCG AGTGCAAATGATGCGATAGACTACCTGCCGATACGTCGTGGACATGTTTCTAACAGCATGTGA
- the LOC102709449 gene encoding protein WEAK CHLOROPLAST MOVEMENT UNDER BLUE LIGHT 1-like encodes MDEAPAPLGSSTSQQESEGDQHHHADAVDGKVHIDTTAPIDSVKGAVSKFGGILDWRERRKQVQDELDKVQEEVADYQKRSQEAAAGMARAAQELGGANGAIDELRLSLEKAQAEEARARQDTELAELRLRETQQGVRESTAAKAELAVARDRHATAIADLRSVKAELELLRKEHAAAAAEADAAAARARVTVSSSQEAVKAVEELTAELVAVKEEVEACHLAHDEAEEKRMRVAMALEQEKVQWRRELELAEQEVKKLADSLMATKDLESKVAAASETLVGLRAELFARAVEGTIGEEAATEKEKPTVSSRAKLDKTKKELEDVKATVDKAKDEAKCLRVAAASLSADLEKQKAELAALRRREGLSATSIPALEEELSRVTTGLTAAQVARAKDGGVETKMPAQLEEARREAEKAKAKARSAQEAVSKAREEAVLAKAAVHTMEARLEAVKREILAATTSEGIAAASAAALLQEGKPARNAQLQEDVEGSVTLTAEEYDELSRRARETEEDAGKRVTEAVKQIKEAKDAEVRSLDKLAQLAKQTEQRRQALEAASAEAEEAEFGKLAAERELRQWRAEHEHQRRLAGETASPRTGLAEVSVFDDASGGGNPHILSPRGGYMPRTEMAAAAAEAEGAKQKSTFFPRMVMFLARKRAQNWK; translated from the exons ATGGACGAAGCTCCGGCACCTCTCGGTTCATCCACCTCGCAGCAAGAATCCGAGGGAGATCAGCATCACCATGCAGATGCAGTTGACGGTAAGGTGCACATCGACACCACTGCGCCAATCGATTCGGTTAAGGGCGCTGTCAGCAAGTTCGGAGGAATTCTTGATTGGAGAGAG AGGCGGAAGCAAGTGCAGGATGAGCTTGACAAGGTGCAGGAGGAGGTCGCCGATTACCAGAAGAGATCACAGGAAGCGGCGGCCGGCATGGCCCGAGCGGCGCAGGAGCTAGGCGGCGCCAATGGCGCGATCGATGAGCTGAGGCTCAGCTTGGAGAAGGCGCAGGCCGAggaggcgcgggcgcggcagGACACGGAGCTCGCCGAGCTGCGGCTCCGGGAGACGCAGCAGGGCGTCCGCGAGAGCACCGCTGCGAAGGCGGAGCTCGCCGTCGCTAGGGACCGCCACGCCACCGCCATCGCTGACTTGCGGTCGGTGAAGGCGGAGCTGGAGCTACTGCGGAAGGAGcatgccgccgctgccgccgaggcagacgccgcggcggcgagagcgcgggtgACGGTCTCCTCGTCGCAGGAGGCTGTCAAGGCCGTCGAGGAGCTCACCGCCGAGCTCGTTGCAGTGAAAGAAGAGGTGGAAGCTTGTCACCTCGCGCATGACGAAGCGGAGGAGAAGAGGATGAGAGTGGCAATGGCGTTGGAGCAGGAGAAGGTGCAATGGCGGAGGGAGCTGGAGCTGGCCGAACAGGAGGTGAAGAAGCTTGCGGACTCGCTAATGGCGACGAAAGATCTCGAGTCCAAGGTAGCCGCGGCTTCCGAAACGCTGGTGGGACTGAGAGCCGAGCTGTTCGCCCGCGCGGTGGAAGGAACAATCGGcgaagaggcggcgacggagaaggaGAAGCCGACGGTGAGCTCCCGGGCGAAGCTGGACAAGACCAAGAAGGAGCTCGAGGACGTGAAGGCGACCGTCGATAAGGCCAAGGACGAGGCCAAGTGCctgcgcgtcgccgccgcgtcgctgaGCGCTGACCTGGAGAAGCAGAAGGCGGAGCTCGCCGCTCTGCGGCGGAGAGAAGGACTCTCGGCGACGTCCATCCCGGCGCTCGAGGAGGAGCTGAGCCGTGTAACCACCGGCCTCACGGCGGCGCAGGTCGCAAGAGCGaaggacggcggcgtggagaccAAGATGCCAGCACAGCTAGAGGAGGCGCGGCGAGAGGCGGAGAAGGCCAAGGCCAAGGCCCGGTCGGCGCAGGAGGCGGTGAGCAAGGCCAGAGAAGAGGCGGTCCTTGCCAAGGCCGCCGTCCACACCATGGAGGCAAGGCTGGAGGCGGTGAAGCGGGAGATACTCGCCGCAACGACGTCGGAGGGGATCGCCGctgcctcggcggcggcgctgctgcagGAAGGTAAACCGGCAAGGAACGCGCAACTCCAGGAGGACGTGGAAGGCAGCGTGACGCTGACGGCGGAGGAGTACGACGAGCTGAgccggcgggcgcgggagacGGAAGAGGACGCTGGCAAGCGGGTGACGGAGGCGGTGAAGCAGATCAAGGAAGCCAAGGACGCGGAGGTGCGGAGCCTGGACAAGCTGGCGCAGCTGGCGAAGCAGACCGAGCAGAGGAGGCAGGCGCTcgaggcggcgagcgcggaggCCGAGGAAGCCGAGTTCGGGAAGCtggcggcggagcgggagCTCAGGCAGTGGCGGGCCGAGCACGAGCACCAGCGACGGTTGGCCGGCGAgaccgcctcgccgcgcacGGGCCTCGCGGAGGTCTCCGTGTTCGACGACGCGTCGGGCGGCGGGAACCCTCACATTCTGAGCCCGAGAGGAGGGTACATGCCGAGGActgagatggcggcggcggcggcggaggcggagggggcgAAGCAGAAGTCGACGTTCTTCCCGCGCATGGTGATGTTTCTGGCGCGAAAGAGAGCCCAGAACTGGAAatga